In the genome of Ensifer adhaerens, one region contains:
- a CDS encoding electron transfer flavoprotein alpha subunit: MTILLVADHDNKTLSDQTAKALTAAAKIGGDVHVLVAGAGASAVGEQAAKLAGVAKVLVADDAAYGHQLAEPVAALIVSLAGSYDAIVAAATATGKNILPRVAALLDVAQISEIIEVVSADTFKRPIYAGNAIQTVQSTDAKKVITVRTASFAAAGEGGSAAVETVGAAANPGVSAHVSDALSSSDRPELTSAKIIISGGRALGSSEKFQEVILPVADKLGAAVGASRAAVDAGYAPNDWQVGQTGKVVAPELYIACGISGAIQHLAGMKDSKVIVAINKDEEAPIFQVADYGLVADLFEALPELEKAL; encoded by the coding sequence ATGACCATTCTTCTCGTTGCCGACCACGACAACAAGACCCTTTCCGACCAGACCGCCAAGGCGCTGACCGCTGCCGCCAAGATCGGCGGCGACGTGCATGTGCTGGTCGCAGGCGCCGGCGCGTCCGCCGTGGGCGAACAGGCTGCCAAGCTCGCAGGCGTTGCCAAGGTTCTCGTCGCTGACGATGCCGCCTATGGTCATCAGCTCGCTGAGCCGGTTGCGGCCCTCATCGTGTCGCTCGCCGGCTCCTATGATGCCATCGTTGCCGCAGCCACCGCCACGGGCAAGAACATCCTGCCGCGCGTTGCCGCTCTTCTCGACGTCGCCCAGATCTCGGAAATCATCGAGGTCGTTTCGGCCGACACGTTCAAGCGTCCGATCTATGCCGGCAACGCCATCCAGACGGTTCAGTCGACCGACGCCAAGAAGGTGATCACGGTCCGCACCGCATCCTTCGCCGCTGCCGGTGAAGGTGGTTCGGCCGCTGTCGAGACGGTTGGCGCTGCCGCCAATCCGGGCGTTTCGGCCCACGTCTCGGATGCGCTGTCCTCCTCCGACCGTCCGGAACTCACGTCTGCCAAGATCATCATCTCGGGCGGCCGTGCTCTCGGTTCGTCGGAGAAGTTCCAGGAAGTCATCCTTCCCGTCGCCGACAAGCTGGGCGCCGCGGTTGGCGCCTCGCGCGCTGCCGTCGACGCAGGATATGCGCCGAACGACTGGCAGGTTGGCCAGACCGGCAAGGTCGTGGCGCCCGAACTCTACATCGCCTGCGGCATCTCCGGTGCGATCCAGCACCTCGCCGGCATGAAGGACTCGAAGGTGATCGTCGCCATCAACAAGGACGAGGAAGCCCCGATCTTCCAGGTCGCCGACTACGGCCTCGTCGCAGACCTCTTCGAGGCTCTGCCGGAGCTTGAGAAGGCTCTGTGA
- a CDS encoding gamma-glutamylputrescine oxidase yields MDILTINGDIGRYPRSYYAATAHALQAAPAPEGEIRCDVCIIGGGFTGVSSALHLAKRGYKVVLLEANRIGWGASGRNGGQVNTGMRLDQPLLEAKYGRDTAHRLWAVATQAVDLVKGLIAEHKIDCGFKPGVIHASHRAGDGRHFAELVEAMGENYGVTSMELLDREALHALLPTDFYCCGLLDRDAGHLHPLNYLFGLAQAAQVHGATLHENARVVEIVKGSPAIVKTDRATIRAGHVVVGVNGYGGRLVGEDAPYVMPINAYIGTTRVLTEDEAARVLTQDYAVADSKFVINYFRLTQDRRLLFGGGESYGYRFPRDLDGIVRRPMAQVFPHLRDVPFDYRWGGTLGITMSRMPHFRRHAGNVLTAGGFSGQGVALATLSGQVIADAVAGQAERFDLMASLPSVPFPGGTAMRLPLLVLAMTWYALRDRLG; encoded by the coding sequence TTGGATATCCTGACGATCAATGGCGATATCGGCCGCTATCCGCGGAGCTATTATGCAGCCACGGCCCATGCGCTTCAGGCCGCGCCTGCGCCTGAGGGCGAGATTCGCTGCGATGTCTGCATCATCGGCGGCGGCTTTACCGGCGTCTCGAGCGCGCTGCATCTCGCCAAGCGCGGCTACAAGGTCGTGCTTCTGGAGGCAAACCGTATCGGCTGGGGCGCGTCGGGGCGCAATGGGGGCCAGGTCAATACCGGCATGCGGCTCGACCAGCCGTTGCTGGAAGCAAAATACGGGCGTGATACGGCGCATCGGCTGTGGGCGGTTGCGACGCAGGCGGTCGATCTCGTCAAGGGGCTGATTGCCGAACACAAGATCGATTGCGGCTTCAAGCCGGGTGTCATCCACGCGTCGCATCGCGCCGGCGACGGGCGGCATTTCGCCGAACTGGTCGAGGCGATGGGCGAGAACTACGGTGTCACCTCGATGGAACTTCTCGACCGCGAGGCCCTGCATGCGCTGCTGCCGACGGATTTCTATTGCTGCGGTCTGCTGGATCGCGATGCGGGGCATCTGCATCCGCTGAACTATCTCTTCGGGTTGGCGCAGGCGGCCCAGGTCCATGGCGCGACGCTGCATGAGAATGCGCGCGTGGTCGAGATCGTCAAGGGTAGCCCTGCGATCGTGAAGACGGATCGCGCAACGATCCGGGCGGGTCATGTCGTGGTCGGCGTCAACGGCTATGGCGGGCGGCTGGTCGGCGAGGATGCGCCGTATGTGATGCCGATCAATGCTTACATCGGTACGACGCGGGTTCTGACGGAGGACGAGGCGGCGCGTGTGTTGACCCAGGATTACGCGGTCGCGGATTCGAAATTCGTCATCAACTATTTCCGCCTGACCCAGGACCGTCGGCTGCTGTTCGGCGGCGGCGAGAGCTACGGCTATCGGTTTCCGCGCGATTTGGACGGGATCGTGCGGCGGCCGATGGCGCAGGTTTTCCCGCATCTGCGCGATGTGCCCTTCGACTATCGCTGGGGCGGGACGCTGGGGATCACGATGAGCCGGATGCCGCATTTCCGGCGGCACGCAGGGAATGTCCTGACGGCCGGCGGGTTTTCTGGGCAGGGTGTGGCGCTGGCGACGCTGTCTGGGCAGGTGATCGCGGACGCGGTTGCGGGACAGGCGGAAAGGTTCGATCTGATGGCCTCGCTGCCGTCGGTTCCGTTTCCGGGTGGAACGGCGATGCGGCTGCCGCTTCTGGTGCTGGCGATGACGTGGTATGCGCTGAGGGATCGACTGGGGTAG